One region of Salvia miltiorrhiza cultivar Shanhuang (shh) chromosome 3, IMPLAD_Smil_shh, whole genome shotgun sequence genomic DNA includes:
- the LOC131019037 gene encoding uncharacterized protein LOC131019037, with protein MATVEEVRALKEQLQRLIEAQENHEARNQLPINETFTPQYQYYEPPRLAEMNSKINAMTIGNSEPAVEIPTGSGNLMNNAKVNPKEQCMAIGVKSEVTSEGSHGSREMERGELSWRVHEEATVTIPFPQRHKKERMKERLSKFLEIFKKVNINIPLVEMLLEMPQYAKFLKDIVSRKKKLGEFETLAIGELKPTSIRIQMADRSVTYPRGIVENLLVKVGDFILPADFVVLDIEDDNKIPLILGRELTLRVHDESQTFYVYEPYRIHKDEVPKKAKDPGTDPGDRKLKGGILAGKSGAWNSCSQHCLYQPP; from the exons ATGGCTACCGTAGAAGAAGTTCGTGCTCTCAAGGAGCAACTGCAGCGTTTGattgaggcgcaggaaaaccACGAGGCTCGGAACCAGCTTCCCATCAATGAGACATTCACTCCGCAGTATCAGTATTACgagcctccaaga ctggcagagatgaactcgaagatcaatgcgATGACTATTGGCAATTCTGAGCCAGCTGTAGAGATCccgacaggc tcgggcaaTCTCATgaacaatgccaaggtgaatccaaaggagcagtgcatggccattggaGTAAAGAGTGAAGTCACCTCTGAAGGTAGCCATGGATCtcgtgagatggagagaggAGAGCTATCGTGGAGAGTCCATGAGGAAG caactgtgactataCCTTTCCCTCAACGCCATAAGAAAGAAAGGATGAAAGAGCGGCTCTCTAAGTTTTTAGAGATCTTTAAGAAGGTGAACATCAACATCCCGTTGGTGGAGATGTTACTAGAGATGCCGCAGTATGCCAAATTCCTCAAGGACATAGTCTCGCGAAAGAAGAAGttgggagagtttgagacg CTGGCTattggagagttgaagccgACATCAATAAGGATACAGATGGCGGACAGGTCGGTCACTTatcctcgtggaattgtggagaacttgctcgtgaaggtgggggatttcaTTCTCCCTGCCGATTTTGTGGTTTTAGACATTGAAGATGACAACAAAAtcccgctgattttggggc gagagctcacacTGCGAGTGCATGATGAGAGCCAAACTTTCTATGTCTATGAACCATACCGCATCCACAAGGAcgaagtgcccaagaaagcaAAGGATCCGGGAACG gacccaggtgatcggAAGTTGAAAGGAGGCATTTTGGCTGGCAAGAGTGGAGCATGGAACAGCTGttcgcagcactgcttgtaccagccACCTTGA
- the LOC131014613 gene encoding ethylene-responsive transcription factor CRF4-like, with amino-acid sequence MDQSVLYPLKYTEHRKTTTKFIKPPKQNPRKPNSDARKSQDHPNFNAARTVRISVTDPDATDSSNDEEDDNVFRRQRVKKYISEIIMETAVSAGSRFRTADSTPKPMKTPKEAPPAAARGGARKFRGVRQRPWGKWAAEIRDPCKRVRLWLGTYDTAEEAAMVYDNAALKLRGPDALTNFTTPAVKEAASVSGYESADESHNLSSPISVLRFRSSHLSDDTEPAGLSSQSSEYTEPEQGQSVVKKETPCEWVDQLWSGPVCVGAEECQGETSMVPDYSNDYLPMDIPFLDNFFNFQPQDEQLFSAGPSLFDDFTMKIEDFPSLEVACQKVNLGDYQELGSLDVDDYFLDINAFGGADALFAI; translated from the coding sequence ATGGATCAGAGCGTTTTATACCCACTAAAATACACCGAGCACAGAAAAACCACCACAAAATTCATCAAACCACCTAAGCAAAACCCGAGAAAACCCAACTCCGATGCAAGAAAATCCCAAGACCACCCAAATTTCAACGCCGCAAGAACTGTCCGAATCTCTGTGACTGATCCTGACGCCACAGATTCCTCCAACGACGAAGAAGACGACAATGTCTTCCGCCGCCAACGAGTCAAGAAGTACATCTCCGAAATCATAATGGAGACAGCTGTCAGCGCCGGCAGCAGGTTCAGAACCGCCGACAGTACTCCCAAGCCAATGAAAACGCCCAAGGAGGCACCACCGGCGGCCGCGCGTGGCGGCGCCAGGAAGTTCAGAGGCGTACGGCAGCGGCCCTGGGGAAAGTGGGCTGCCGAGATAAGAGACCCTTGTAAAAGGGTGAGGCTCTGGTTAGGCACTTACGACACCGCCGAGGAGGCCGCCATGGTATACGACAACGCCGCCTTAAAGCTCCGCGGCCCCGATGCTCTGACCAACTTCACCACGCCGGCGGTCAAGGAGGCGGCGTCGGTTTCAGGCTATGAGTCCGCAGATGAATCGCACAACCTCTCTTCTCCAATCTCTGTTCTCCGGTTCAGGAGTAGTCACTTGAGCGACGACACTGAACCGGCCGGTCTAAGTAGTCAGTCAAGTGAGTACACCGAACCGGAGCAGGGCCAGTCCGTGGTGAAGAAAGAGACACCGTGCGAGTGGGTCGACCAACTATGGTCCGGTCCGGTGTGTGTGGGTGCGGAGGAATGCCAAGGGGAAACGAGTATGGTGCCCGATTACTCCAACGATTATTTGCCCATGGACATTCCGTTTCTAGACAATTTCTTCAACTTTCAACCACAAGATGAGCAGTTGTTCAGCGCGGGGCCGAGTTTATTCGACGATTTCACCATGAAAATCGAGGATTTTCCGTCGCTGGAGGTGGCCTGTCAGAAGGTGAACTTGGGAGATTATCAAGAACTGGGTTCGCTCGATGTCGACGATTATTTTCTAGATATCAACGCTTTTGGTGGCGCTGATGCACTCTTTGCAATATAA